One part of the Streptomyces nigra genome encodes these proteins:
- a CDS encoding PLP-dependent aminotransferase family protein — MDLHLAVAAGGGRRAGLERALRDAVRDGRLAPGDRLPATRQLAEELGVSRNTVKAAYDQLVAEGYLTARQGSGTRVAALPPVEAGPPGTGEPARAPRFDLRPGSPDVGAFPAAAWLRALRAAIARAPSPAYDYGDPRGRIELRTALSGYLGRARGVAAPPERIVITSGYVQGLALLTRVLDGGPVAMEDPGLPFHRDVVRRHGGAVVPVEVDGRGACLPPGGCAAVVVTPAHQYPTGVTLHPERRRALTEWARARGGLIVEDDYDGEFRYDRQPVGALQGMAPGQVAYLGTASKTLGPALRLGWMVLPPHLVDAVADAKLHSDHHTEVLGQLALAELIDSHAYDRHVRSCRLRYRRRRDLLLDRLGAHRVRGIAAGLHALVEVDDEERVMARAEAHGLAVGRLADHWHTPGGDRPQGLVVGYGTPREGACREALEVLARVLGEA; from the coding sequence GTGGATCTGCATCTCGCGGTCGCCGCGGGCGGCGGACGCCGGGCGGGGCTGGAGCGCGCCCTGCGGGACGCCGTACGGGACGGGCGGCTCGCGCCCGGGGACCGGCTGCCCGCGACCCGGCAGCTCGCCGAGGAGCTCGGCGTCTCGCGGAACACCGTGAAGGCCGCCTACGACCAGCTCGTCGCCGAGGGGTATCTGACCGCCCGCCAGGGCTCGGGCACCCGGGTCGCCGCGCTGCCGCCCGTCGAGGCGGGGCCGCCCGGCACCGGCGAGCCCGCGCGGGCGCCGCGGTTCGATCTGCGGCCCGGCAGCCCGGACGTCGGGGCGTTCCCGGCGGCGGCCTGGCTGCGGGCGCTGCGCGCGGCGATCGCGCGGGCGCCCTCCCCGGCCTACGACTACGGCGATCCGCGCGGGCGGATCGAGCTGCGGACCGCGCTGTCGGGGTATCTGGGCCGGGCGCGCGGTGTGGCCGCTCCCCCGGAGCGCATCGTGATCACCTCCGGGTACGTCCAGGGGCTGGCGCTGCTCACCCGGGTGCTCGACGGTGGCCCGGTCGCCATGGAGGACCCGGGGCTGCCCTTCCACCGGGACGTCGTACGGCGTCACGGGGGTGCCGTCGTGCCGGTGGAGGTCGACGGGCGGGGGGCGTGCCTTCCTCCCGGTGGATGCGCGGCCGTCGTGGTGACGCCCGCGCACCAGTACCCCACCGGGGTGACCCTCCACCCGGAGCGGCGGCGCGCGCTCACCGAGTGGGCCCGCGCCCGGGGCGGGCTCATCGTGGAGGACGACTACGACGGGGAGTTCCGCTACGACCGGCAGCCGGTCGGCGCGCTCCAGGGCATGGCGCCGGGGCAGGTGGCGTATCTGGGCACCGCCTCGAAGACACTCGGGCCGGCGCTGCGGCTCGGCTGGATGGTGCTGCCGCCGCACCTCGTCGACGCCGTGGCCGACGCCAAGCTGCACAGCGACCACCACACCGAGGTCCTCGGGCAGCTGGCGCTCGCCGAGCTGATCGACAGCCACGCCTACGACCGGCACGTCCGGTCGTGCCGGCTGCGGTACCGGCGGCGCCGGGACCTGCTCCTGGACCGGCTGGGGGCGCACCGGGTGCGGGGGATCGCGGCCGGGCTGCACGCGCTCGTGGAGGTCGACGACGAGGAGCGCGTCATGGCGCGGGCGGAGGCGCACGGCCTCGCGGTGGGGCGGCTGGCGGACCACTGGCACACACCGGGCGGGGACAGGCCGCAGGGGCTGGTCGTCGGATACGGCACACCCCGGGAGGGGGCCTGCCGGGAGGCGCTGGAGGTGCTGGCGCGGGTCCTGGGCGAGGCCTGA
- a CDS encoding MFS transporter — MTSRLLPPAGPRRTLALAQLSNSVGDGAYYTTSALYFTQIVGLSPARVGLGLTVGWAVGSLAGVPLGRLADRRGPRGTAVLLALATGLAVASFTVVRGFVPFVLVACGYAAAQSGLAAARQALLAGLVSAGDRTGLLAHLQSTLNAGLAVGAGLGGLALHAGTRTAYLAVFTLDGLSFLLCAGLLSRLPAVRAGSGRRPAGLGVLRDRPYAVLALLNTVLLLRLPLLSLVLPLWITRRTDAPAWMVSALFVLNTGAVMAFQVRVARGVTGPATATRAIRRASWVMLAACGAFALSAGAPPWAAAGVLVLGAVLQVAAEMGQSAGSWQLSFDLAPRDRTGEYQGLFGTGVTVARTLGPLLLTSLLVDWGTPGWLTLGAVMLAASYAMGPAARHASGRREAGERAAVAVG; from the coding sequence ATGACCTCCCGTCTTCTCCCGCCCGCCGGTCCCCGACGCACCCTGGCGCTGGCGCAGTTGAGCAACTCGGTCGGCGACGGCGCCTACTACACGACGTCCGCGCTGTACTTCACCCAGATCGTCGGGCTCAGCCCCGCCCGCGTCGGCCTCGGGCTGACCGTCGGCTGGGCGGTCGGCTCGCTGGCCGGGGTGCCGCTCGGACGGCTCGCCGACCGGCGCGGTCCGCGCGGGACGGCGGTGCTGCTGGCCCTCGCGACCGGTCTCGCGGTGGCGTCCTTCACGGTGGTGCGGGGGTTCGTGCCGTTCGTCCTGGTCGCGTGCGGGTACGCCGCCGCGCAGTCCGGGCTCGCGGCGGCCCGGCAGGCACTGCTCGCGGGGCTGGTGTCCGCCGGGGACCGCACGGGCCTGCTGGCCCATCTGCAGTCGACGCTCAACGCCGGTCTGGCGGTGGGGGCCGGGCTCGGCGGGCTCGCGCTGCACGCCGGGACGCGGACGGCGTACCTGGCGGTTTTCACGCTGGACGGGCTGAGCTTCCTGCTGTGCGCCGGGCTGCTGTCGCGCCTGCCGGCCGTACGGGCCGGGTCCGGTAGGCGGCCCGCCGGTCTCGGGGTGCTGCGGGACCGGCCGTACGCGGTGCTCGCGCTGCTCAACACCGTGCTGCTGCTGCGGCTTCCGCTGCTCAGCCTCGTCCTGCCGCTGTGGATCACGCGCCGGACCGACGCCCCGGCCTGGATGGTCTCCGCGCTGTTCGTGCTCAACACCGGTGCGGTGATGGCGTTCCAGGTGCGCGTCGCGCGCGGGGTCACAGGACCGGCCACGGCGACGCGCGCGATCCGCCGGGCGTCCTGGGTGATGCTCGCGGCGTGCGGCGCGTTCGCCCTGAGCGCGGGAGCCCCGCCGTGGGCGGCGGCCGGGGTGCTGGTGCTGGGCGCGGTGCTGCAGGTGGCAGCCGAGATGGGGCAGTCGGCCGGGTCCTGGCAGCTGTCGTTCGACCTGGCCCCGCGGGACCGCACCGGCGAGTACCAGGGCCTGTTCGGCACCGGCGTCACGGTCGCCCGGACCCTCGGCCCGCTCCTGCTGACGTCGCTGCTCGTGGACTGGGGGACACCGGGCTGGCTGACGCTCGGCGCGGTGATGCTGGCCGCGTCGTACGCGATGGGGCCGGCGGCCCGGCACGCGTCGGGGCGGCGGGAGGCGGGGGAGCGGGCTGCGGTGGCTGTGGGGTGA
- a CDS encoding ABC transporter permease, with protein MNAFSLALANVRALRRRLFGLVALVSVAAAVCLGALGIADRAQGATDADVKESSANRSITVDKPDGRPDTPQLTDRTAARLAKLPQVESVQHRAQVSFGVLTEVGDTVLLYATTHRPALTPPVTKSVRKNLFPLRPGELVTPAASQGVDLSKLVGQKIDVETTRYVRQGEGTGVTGQARLVGVYDPTWQLDNPGAAYAADATVIEWAAQRSGEPVDGYVSTIGYDQLTVVAKTAADVPAVMESVQRLGYPAVTLQQQLEALPAVLEMIKLVGQVLLGVLGVLAFVGAVTVTGALSRQRAQEIGILKAVGFRTRSVLTMLVTEMALVGAVAALIGAVLGAALGSGAAALLRGSADLAPYVKGWVLLPSATTLLLLLGLTVLVVAIGSLAPARRAASMSPTDAMKDW; from the coding sequence ATGAACGCCTTCAGTCTCGCGCTGGCCAACGTCCGTGCACTGCGCCGCCGGCTGTTCGGCCTCGTGGCGCTGGTCTCGGTCGCCGCCGCCGTCTGCCTCGGCGCGCTGGGCATCGCCGACCGGGCACAAGGCGCCACCGACGCGGATGTCAAGGAGAGCAGCGCCAACCGCAGCATCACCGTCGACAAGCCCGACGGACGCCCTGACACTCCGCAGCTGACGGACCGTACCGCCGCGCGGCTCGCGAAGCTGCCGCAGGTCGAGTCGGTGCAGCACCGGGCCCAGGTGTCGTTCGGTGTGCTGACCGAGGTGGGCGACACCGTCCTGCTGTACGCGACGACCCACCGGCCGGCGCTCACCCCACCGGTCACCAAGTCGGTGCGGAAGAACCTCTTCCCGCTGCGCCCCGGCGAACTGGTGACCCCGGCCGCCTCCCAGGGGGTGGACCTGAGCAAGCTGGTGGGCCAGAAGATCGATGTCGAGACCACCCGCTACGTACGGCAGGGCGAGGGCACCGGAGTCACCGGCCAGGCCCGCCTCGTCGGTGTGTACGACCCGACCTGGCAGCTGGACAACCCCGGTGCCGCGTACGCCGCCGACGCCACCGTGATCGAGTGGGCGGCACAGCGGTCCGGGGAACCCGTGGACGGCTACGTGTCCACCATCGGCTACGACCAGCTGACCGTGGTCGCGAAGACGGCGGCCGACGTGCCGGCCGTGATGGAGTCGGTGCAGCGGCTGGGCTATCCGGCGGTCACCCTCCAGCAGCAGCTCGAAGCGCTCCCCGCCGTGCTGGAGATGATCAAGCTGGTGGGCCAGGTGCTGCTCGGTGTGCTCGGGGTGCTCGCGTTCGTCGGCGCGGTCACCGTGACCGGCGCACTGTCGCGGCAGCGGGCACAGGAGATCGGCATCCTCAAGGCGGTCGGTTTCCGCACCAGATCGGTACTGACGATGCTGGTAACGGAGATGGCCCTGGTCGGCGCCGTGGCCGCGCTGATCGGCGCCGTGCTCGGCGCGGCACTGGGCAGCGGCGCCGCCGCCCTGCTGCGGGGCAGCGCGGACCTGGCGCCGTACGTCAAGGGCTGGGTGCTGCTGCCGTCCGCGACCACCCTGCTTCTGCTCCTCGGTCTGACGGTGCTGGTGGTGGCGATCGGTTCGCTGGCCCCCGCCCGCAGAGCGGCGAGCATGTCCCCCACAGATGCGATGAAGGACTGGTGA
- a CDS encoding ABC transporter ATP-binding protein, producing MSVLLRAEGVGKSYVLRGRRVDVLDGVDLAVRKGEVTALVGHSGSGKTTLLHILGLLTPPDSGRVFVEGGHGTGPVDTTDLPDGALADLRRGTLGFVFQSYNLLPQHSALRNVVLPFTGRRGEGETRARELLARVGLAERADHLPSELSGGEQQRVALARALINDPPVVLADEPTGNLDTESEEVLLGLFRELADEGRAVLLVTHNPAVSDAADVVHRLDKGRFPRPAVETESPE from the coding sequence GTGAGCGTATTGCTGCGCGCGGAAGGCGTGGGCAAGTCCTACGTCCTGCGCGGAAGGAGGGTCGACGTCCTGGACGGGGTCGACCTCGCCGTGAGGAAGGGTGAGGTCACCGCCCTGGTCGGCCACTCGGGCTCCGGGAAGACCACACTCCTGCACATCCTCGGGCTGCTGACCCCGCCGGACAGCGGCCGGGTGTTCGTCGAGGGCGGCCACGGCACGGGACCCGTCGACACGACGGATCTGCCGGACGGAGCGCTGGCGGATCTGCGCCGCGGCACGCTCGGGTTCGTGTTCCAGTCGTACAACCTGCTGCCGCAGCACTCGGCGCTGCGCAACGTCGTCCTGCCGTTCACCGGCCGTCGCGGCGAGGGCGAGACCCGCGCACGCGAGCTGCTGGCACGGGTGGGACTCGCGGAGCGCGCCGACCATCTGCCCAGTGAACTGTCGGGCGGGGAGCAGCAGCGAGTGGCGCTGGCACGGGCGCTGATCAACGACCCGCCCGTGGTGCTGGCCGACGAGCCGACCGGGAACCTCGACACGGAGAGCGAGGAGGTGCTCCTCGGACTCTTCCGGGAGCTGGCGGACGAGGGCCGGGCTGTGCTGCTCGTGACGCACAACCCGGCGGTGTCCGATGCCGCGGATGTGGTGCACCGCCTGGACAAGGGCAGGTTTCCCCGCCCGGCCGTGGAGACGGAGAGCCCGGAATGA
- a CDS encoding ATP-binding protein, with product MSIWWSLHLRRDAASVPLARRLLMGTMETAGVDPDVSYDLSVALSEACANAVEHGGTAAPDGSPQAYRVTAYLDGERCHIEVADSGPGFTPPRRTTRQVASDAEHGRGLCLIEELADHVQFGSPQGRSGAVVSFEKILKWRNDAPLVAV from the coding sequence ATGAGCATCTGGTGGTCACTCCATCTGCGGCGCGATGCCGCGAGCGTGCCGCTCGCCCGGCGCCTGCTCATGGGCACCATGGAGACCGCGGGCGTCGACCCCGACGTCTCCTACGACCTCTCCGTCGCCCTCAGCGAGGCCTGCGCCAACGCCGTCGAGCACGGCGGCACCGCAGCCCCCGACGGCTCCCCCCAGGCGTACCGCGTCACGGCGTACCTGGACGGCGAGCGCTGCCACATCGAGGTCGCCGACTCGGGCCCCGGCTTCACCCCGCCGCGCCGCACCACACGCCAGGTCGCCTCGGACGCCGAGCACGGCCGCGGCCTGTGCCTCATCGAAGAACTCGCGGATCACGTCCAGTTCGGCAGCCCCCAGGGCCGCAGCGGCGCGGTGGTCAGCTTCGAGAAGATCCTCAAGTGGCGGAACGACGCACCGCTGGTGGCGGTGTAG
- a CDS encoding YcnI family protein, protein MKASRLAAAGTLAGTAVLALSAPAFAHVSVQPEGEAAKGGYAVVDFKVPNERDNASTTKLEVTFPTDHPLASVMPQPVPGWKAEVTKSTLKKPLELHGRKITEAVSKVTWTADGKGVEPGFFQKFPLSVGTLPEDTDQLVFKAVQTYSNKEVVRWIEVPQEGQEEPENPAPVLQLSAAEEGGHHGSASADKGSGDAEAASAKTSAAEPADSSDTTARVLGVVGIVVGALGVAYGVLAGRRRTTA, encoded by the coding sequence ATGAAGGCCTCTCGTCTCGCCGCCGCCGGCACCCTCGCCGGCACCGCCGTGCTCGCCCTGTCCGCGCCCGCGTTCGCCCATGTCAGCGTGCAGCCGGAGGGCGAGGCCGCCAAGGGCGGTTACGCGGTCGTCGACTTCAAGGTGCCCAACGAGCGCGACAACGCCTCGACCACCAAGCTCGAGGTCACCTTCCCGACCGACCACCCGCTCGCGTCCGTGATGCCGCAGCCGGTGCCCGGCTGGAAGGCCGAGGTCACCAAGTCCACCCTGAAGAAGCCGCTGGAGCTGCACGGCCGGAAGATCACCGAGGCCGTCAGCAAGGTCACCTGGACCGCGGACGGCAAGGGTGTCGAGCCGGGCTTCTTCCAGAAGTTCCCGCTGTCCGTCGGCACCCTCCCCGAGGACACCGACCAGCTCGTCTTCAAGGCGGTCCAGACGTACTCCAACAAGGAGGTCGTCCGCTGGATCGAGGTGCCGCAGGAGGGCCAGGAGGAGCCCGAGAACCCGGCGCCGGTGCTCCAGCTGTCCGCCGCCGAGGAGGGCGGCCACCACGGCTCGGCCTCCGCCGACAAGGGCTCCGGTGACGCCGAGGCCGCCTCCGCGAAGACGTCCGCCGCCGAACCCGCCGACAGCAGCGACACCACCGCCCGCGTCCTGGGCGTGGTCGGCATCGTCGTGGGCGCGCTGGGCGTGGCCTACGGCGTGCTCGCCGGCCGCCGGCGCACCACCGCCTGA
- a CDS encoding SCO family protein — MRKKTFAAAALLAAATLTLTACGGGEDDGASPVTVVSEETGSDKAAIVLDKPFEKPDLVLTDTHGGKYDLRKETAGKPTLVYFGYTNCPDVCPTTMSNIAVAKKQLPEAQQDELRIVFVTTDPERDTAAALGKWLKGIDPQVVGLTGDFDTVQAGARTLGITIEAPHKDKNGKVVSTHGTQVVAFSPKTDAGYVLYTEDASVDDYTKDLPALIKGARP; from the coding sequence ATGCGTAAGAAGACCTTCGCGGCGGCTGCCCTGCTCGCCGCCGCCACCCTGACCCTGACCGCCTGCGGCGGCGGCGAGGACGACGGCGCCTCACCGGTGACCGTGGTCTCCGAGGAGACCGGCTCCGACAAGGCCGCCATCGTCCTCGACAAGCCGTTCGAGAAGCCGGACCTGGTCCTCACCGACACCCACGGCGGGAAGTACGACCTGCGCAAGGAGACGGCGGGCAAGCCGACGCTGGTCTACTTCGGCTACACCAACTGCCCCGACGTCTGCCCGACCACGATGAGCAACATCGCGGTCGCCAAGAAGCAACTGCCCGAGGCCCAGCAGGACGAGCTGCGGATCGTCTTCGTCACGACCGACCCGGAGCGCGACACCGCCGCCGCGCTCGGCAAGTGGCTCAAGGGCATCGACCCTCAGGTCGTGGGCCTGACCGGGGACTTCGACACCGTCCAGGCCGGCGCCCGCACCCTCGGCATCACCATCGAGGCGCCGCACAAGGACAAGAACGGCAAGGTCGTCTCCACGCACGGCACCCAGGTCGTCGCGTTCTCCCCGAAGACCGACGCCGGGTACGTCCTCTACACCGAGGACGCCTCCGTCGACGACTACACCAAGGACCTCCCGGCGCTCATCAAGGGGGCCCGGCCGTGA
- a CDS encoding copper chaperone PCu(A)C, which produces MSRRAASVVVLAGALFLAGCGSDEDSPADLSVSGAYMPQPVSDSMAAGFLTVTNKGGTEDELTSVTSDVGEVTAHETVGSAMREAEHLAVPAHGSLVFRSGANHLMFEKLKRKPLQGEKVTVKLHFAESGTVTVEIPVKSATYNPKTGH; this is translated from the coding sequence GTGAGCCGTCGCGCCGCGTCCGTCGTGGTCCTGGCCGGGGCCCTGTTCCTCGCGGGCTGCGGGTCCGACGAGGACTCCCCCGCCGATCTGTCCGTCAGTGGCGCCTACATGCCGCAGCCGGTCTCCGACTCCATGGCGGCCGGCTTCCTGACGGTCACCAACAAGGGCGGTACGGAGGACGAGCTGACCTCCGTGACCAGCGACGTCGGCGAGGTGACCGCCCATGAGACGGTCGGCTCGGCGATGCGGGAGGCGGAGCATCTGGCCGTCCCCGCCCACGGAAGCCTCGTGTTCCGCAGCGGCGCCAACCATCTGATGTTCGAAAAGCTGAAGCGGAAGCCGTTGCAGGGCGAGAAGGTGACCGTGAAGCTCCACTTCGCGGAGTCGGGCACCGTCACGGTCGAGATTCCGGTGAAGTCCGCGACGTACAACCCGAAGACCGGGCACTGA